TTGGTTATGAACTGCCTCTCATTCGTCCATACTATTACCTACGAAATAAACCGTCATCACGAATGGCAGGGGAGGAAGCACCATGAACCGGAAAAACCCGCATCAAATCAATCAACCTGCAGCAGAATTACCCGTTCCGCTTGAATTCGATCGCAGCTGGATCACGCAACTGGAGTCCAGACTCGATAAAGGTGGCCCATGGGGTGATTACAGACTCTTTCAACTTGGCATTCAAGCCGAAGAGACGAATCTGATTCCCAATTTTGATGAAATCCAGTGTCTCAAGCATTTACAGGGACTCACCCCTCTTCCACACCAGATGGATACTGCACGAAGAGTACTGTTTGAGATGTCAGGCCGTGCCATTCTTGCCGATGAGGTGGGACTTGGCAAAACGATTGAAGCTGGCCTGATTTTAAAAGAATATATGGTCCGTGGACTCGTATCCAAAGTGCTCATTCTCGTGCCTGCGTCCCTTGTATTGCAGTGGGTCCGGGAGCTGAATTCCAAATTTGGCATCCCTGCGGTGGCACAGAAAAAGGCGTATTCCTGGCAAAATGAAGTCGTGGTTGCCTCCATGGATACCGCTAAGCGTGATCCGCATAAAGATATGCTGCTGAATACGGATTACGACATGATTATTATTGATGAGGCTCATAAGCTTAAAAATAAAAAAACGACCAACTATCAATTCATGCTGAAGTTACGGAAAAAATATTGCCTGCTGCTTACGGCTACACCGGTGCAGAACGACATGAGCGAGCTGTTCAACCTCATTAACCTGCTCAAGCCGGGACAACTTGGCCGTCAGGGTGATTTTGCAGCCAATTTTGTCGTCGACAAACGTATTCCGAAAAATCAGGAGCAGCTCAAGGATGAATTATCCAAAGTCATGATCCGTAACCGCCGCGGTGAAGGCCCTGTTCAATTCACCAAACGGAACGTATCCAATGTAAATTTGCAGCTATCACCTGAAGAACAGGCCCTCTATGATGGCGTAACTTCCTTTGTGAAAGATCAGTACCAGGAAGCGGGCGGCAACCTGAGCAGCATGCTTTCACTGGTAACGTTGCAGCGGGAAGTATGCAGCAGCCGGGATGCCGTGTTTGTGACGTTGGTCAATCTGTCGAAGAAGCTTCCACTGGACTCCCCGCTGCGGGATAAGATTTGGGAGCTCGTTGCCCATATTAAAGCGATCAAGGAAAATACCAAAGCGGAAAAAACGATGGAACTCGTTCGTAACATGAATGAGAAGGTTATTATTTTCACCGAATACCGTGCCACGCAGGAGTACTTGCTCAATTATTTTCGCAACAACGGCCTGACCGCAGTTCCCTACCGGGGCGGCATGAACCGGGGTAAAAAGGACTGGATGATGGACCTCTTCCGCGGCCGAGTACAAGCAATGATTGCAACCGAAGCGGGCGGTGAGGGCATCAACCTGCAATTTTGCCATCACATGATCAACTTCGACCTGCCCTGGAATCCCATGCGTGTTGAGCAGCGGATCGGCCGTGTACACCGATTGGGACAGCAGAATGATGTGAACATCTACAACCTTTCAACGACAGGCACAATCGAAGAGCATATTCTGAATCTGCTTCATGAGAAGATCAATATGTTCGAGATGGTTATTGGTGGCTTGGATGTCATTCTCGAGCGGCTGGAGAAGAAAGAATCGATCGAAAAGAGTTTGTACAAAATCATGCTCGAATCACAAAACGAAGAGGATATCCGCCGTAAAATGGACTCGCTTGGACAATCGCTGAACTCCATTCAGCGCGAAGTCGCAGATGAAGCACCCGCCGTATCCGGGCTTGACCTTCGTAAAGGAGGTCTCTGATCATGACCATGTCACCCCATGAAGTGCAGGCGTATGTGCTCACTTACCTGGAAACACTCGATTGCCAGATTATGGAGCGTTCCCCTGCTCATGTTACGGTAAAACTTTCACCCGAAGCCGACAAGGCGTTAACCAATCGTCCGTATTATTGGGGATTTGTGGAGCGAACCGGCGCACCTGCGGAGACGATGTCTTTTACATTCGTCTTTGATCCGGAAGCCTATCAGCAAGCGTTGGAAGCTGAAGAAGCAAAAGCTGCACAGTTAGCTCCACCAGCCTCACCAGGTGTCGGTACCCCCGAGGCTCCCAAGGATACCATTCTAGGTCGGTACTTCGGTATTGTTCCCTCTCTGCCTCAGCTGGGACCCGGACGGATTTTGAAAGAAGATGTTGTATATGGCAGCCGCAGGTTGCAGCAGATCTTCAATGCAGCGCGCGAAGGGGGCGCATTCGTGAACCTGTTTGAACAGGCTGCAAAAAGGCAATTGCGTGCTACCGCACCCGCAGTATATGAGCCATGGCTTGGTGTGTGTTTTAAAGTGGAATTTGCCTGTGATCTGAAAAAAGAGGAACTTCATTTTATCGGCATCTCCCTCAGAACCGGGGAAATTGTCGAGAAGTTCGGCTCGAAGCTGAACAGGCGAGACCTTAGTCCAAGGCTCGCTGAGAATATGCACGTCCAGACCGCCAAAATATCGTTAGCTGATGCCGGGGCAGCTCTGGAATCGCATTTGACGAACCGCCTGCTGGAACTCGACTATAGCTGGGCAGAGAAAGCCAAAGAACGGCTTGATCTGGAGCTTGCTGTTGTGGATACGTACTATGAAGCAGTTCTTAGAGAGGAAACCCCTGAGGTCGACGTAAATACAGCCTCTGCCTCCAGCACAGACGGTAGTTCAAAGGATCAGGAACATGCAGGGACCGGGCCATCTGCCCAAATTCAGACTTCACGCTCCAGCCCCTCCCGTATCCAGAACGCACGTCTGCAGTCCGTCCAACCAACGGGTGTGACCATAGGATCAGATGTCGAACTTGCGGCTGAAGCGGCTGTTCAGGCAGAACCAGAAACGGACCCGGAACAGGATAAAGCCCGCCAAGCGGTTATGGACCGGGAAGCCATGAAGCTGCAATACGAAACACGCCGTACCGAGATGATCTGGCAATATGAGCCCAAAGTGAAGGTTACCGCGATAAGCAGCGGCATGTTTCATTTAAGATAGACGACGAAGACACTACTTTTCCCGCAAATGACGGCAAAAGTAGTGTTTATTCATGAGTGGCAGCCCGACAGGTTGCAGCAACCTTTGCACAAGCTGTCCTCTAAAATGGAAATAGAAACGATCATGCAGTGAAAATGAGTCCGTTTTGTCAGGATATGTACCCCAGAAAAGTAGGTGTTAGCATGAAACGACCCTTCCACAAGGGATGGAATGTGATTCGCCGAATAACCGGCATTGTAATGTGCTTTTTATGTGTCGTTGCCCTGCTCCCCTTACTGCAAGCTGAAGGTGCTGGAATTCAAAGTGCATCTAGGTCCATACTACCCTTTACATTGACCAAAATTACGGCAGAACTTCATTCCGACACTTTGGCTCCTGATGCAGTTCAACAATTTGCTCGCGAGCAAGCTATCATCCTAAGTACTGAACATGAAGGGAACCATTGGAATCAAGCTCAATTGGACTTTTATCCCCTCGGTCCAGGCACACGCAGCTGGCTGGTATACGCTAATATTGGAGAGTTACCTGTTGGTTATATGATCATTTCAGTGAACGATCAAGGACAATTGCAGCTTGGCGAATACGGTAAGGGAGAACAACGACCGTACAATATTTCCATGTTAAATCAAGCTCTGGAGCGACAGCAACTGGTCTTGAAGGAGCTAATCTCTGAAGGAGGAAGGCTTCAATTACGTTATGCGCCTCCCCTGCTCGCTTATTGGAAAGTGGAAAGACCTAAGGATGATGCAATCTATATTGACGCGACCAACGGCGATACCTTGCCAGCAGGTGTTCTGAAAGCACTCGATACGGACTCACAGCAGGCTACGAAACAAATGAAGCCCATAAGGTCCATATCTGTACAAGCTGTCGTGATGACGCCCGAAGATTCACCACAAGTCTCCTTGTTGTCCGTTGACTCTATGGATCTGCAGCCTCTGTTTGATCCCGCGGACAATCTGTTATGGATCACGTCCAGATCACTTTCGATCAGCGGCGTAAAAACATTGAATCAGCAATGGAAAGAGCATAAAAAGATCGTTTTCTCTGCGGATCAGCAAAATGTCTTGTATGGCGGGCCTCTGCCTGTCAGTGGTTATCAGATCTGGCGTGACAACCGTGGAACAGTTCAATATCAGTATGTAGCTGTTGGCGGCAATACGTCGGTAAGACGATTTGTACCTCTTCAG
Above is a window of Paenibacillus sp. E222 DNA encoding:
- a CDS encoding DEAD/DEAH box helicase, whose translation is MNRKNPHQINQPAAELPVPLEFDRSWITQLESRLDKGGPWGDYRLFQLGIQAEETNLIPNFDEIQCLKHLQGLTPLPHQMDTARRVLFEMSGRAILADEVGLGKTIEAGLILKEYMVRGLVSKVLILVPASLVLQWVRELNSKFGIPAVAQKKAYSWQNEVVVASMDTAKRDPHKDMLLNTDYDMIIIDEAHKLKNKKTTNYQFMLKLRKKYCLLLTATPVQNDMSELFNLINLLKPGQLGRQGDFAANFVVDKRIPKNQEQLKDELSKVMIRNRRGEGPVQFTKRNVSNVNLQLSPEEQALYDGVTSFVKDQYQEAGGNLSSMLSLVTLQREVCSSRDAVFVTLVNLSKKLPLDSPLRDKIWELVAHIKAIKENTKAEKTMELVRNMNEKVIIFTEYRATQEYLLNYFRNNGLTAVPYRGGMNRGKKDWMMDLFRGRVQAMIATEAGGEGINLQFCHHMINFDLPWNPMRVEQRIGRVHRLGQQNDVNIYNLSTTGTIEEHILNLLHEKINMFEMVIGGLDVILERLEKKESIEKSLYKIMLESQNEEDIRRKMDSLGQSLNSIQREVADEAPAVSGLDLRKGGL
- a CDS encoding YqhG family protein — protein: MTMSPHEVQAYVLTYLETLDCQIMERSPAHVTVKLSPEADKALTNRPYYWGFVERTGAPAETMSFTFVFDPEAYQQALEAEEAKAAQLAPPASPGVGTPEAPKDTILGRYFGIVPSLPQLGPGRILKEDVVYGSRRLQQIFNAAREGGAFVNLFEQAAKRQLRATAPAVYEPWLGVCFKVEFACDLKKEELHFIGISLRTGEIVEKFGSKLNRRDLSPRLAENMHVQTAKISLADAGAALESHLTNRLLELDYSWAEKAKERLDLELAVVDTYYEAVLREETPEVDVNTASASSTDGSSKDQEHAGTGPSAQIQTSRSSPSRIQNARLQSVQPTGVTIGSDVELAAEAAVQAEPETDPEQDKARQAVMDREAMKLQYETRRTEMIWQYEPKVKVTAISSGMFHLR